One Nicotiana sylvestris chromosome 12, ASM39365v2, whole genome shotgun sequence genomic window carries:
- the LOC104247351 gene encoding uncharacterized protein encodes MKYMKPYNLFQELLKSNTLASSRFLGLDVGDKYVGLAVSDSTNKVASPLAVLVRKKTNIDLMAKDFQSLVSELSLGAFVFGYPFDRQKMSRDAVQVKFLIDDLCRTGELRGVKYTFWDECFTSKNVELLLQPLKLHPAQTKTMLDKFAAVGILQGYLDFVNRKHASTPDKNSSEDGS; translated from the exons ATGAAGTACATGAAGCCATACAACTTATTTCAAGAATTGCTCAAGTCAAATACACTTGCAAGTAGTCGTTTTCTTGGATTGGATGTGGGCGATAAGTATGTTGGTCTTGCTGTTTCGGATTCAACCAATAAAGTTGCATCACCTCTCGC TGTTCTCGTCCGCAAGAAAACAAATATCGACTTGATGGCCAAAGATTTCCAGAGTCTG GTTTCTGAACTTTCCTTGGGGGCCTTTGTTTTCGGCTATCCGTTTGATAGACAGAAGATGAGTCGAGAT GCTGTGCAAGTTAAGTTTCTCATTGACGACCTTTGTCGGACGGGGGAACTTAGAGGTGTAAAGTACACATTTTGGGATGAATGTTTCACATCTAAG AATGTTGAACTGTTACTACAACCTTTAAAGTTGCACCCAGCACAGACGAAGACGATGTTAGACAAATTTGCTGCAGTCGGAATACTTCAG GGGTACTTGGACTTTGTTAACAGGAAACATGCCTCGACGCCTGATAAAAACTCTTCTGAGGATGGTTCCTAA